The DNA window GCGTGGATGCCGGCTACGGTCGCGACTCAGCCTGGTGCACTGCGCCGCTGCAAGGCCCCTTCACTGTGCATCGCCAGTAGCGCGCGGGAGAGGATCTCCTCTTCGCTCCATTCGGTATAGCTTTCACCCTCGCATGGCACCGCAATGCTGGACTCCCCTCCATCGGGAGCGCGCAACAGCGCCATCACCTCCTCTCCCGGTTGGCCGAAGTAGCTGTAAGCGATGAGATACCATCCAGCCTGGTTCACGGTCACACCCTCCTCGGTCGAAGTTCATCGATAGCTTAAGCATCAAGCATGCCGAACGCTCGGAGTGCTCACCAACGGATACGTTTCGTCAACACAATGGCACGTGCGAACGGAACGATACTTTGGTCTTTGCTGACTAAAAGCGTATGGCGACACAATTCCGTAACATCGATACTTCGCTTCGACAAACGCACACATTCATTCCCGTGCGTGGAGGATGAACCCATGTTGATCGCAACGTTGCTCACCTTTGCCGCAGCCAGCCTGCTCGCAACCCTGTTTGCCGCCACACTGCTTTCAGGCAGCCATGTAGACGGCCTTTATAAAGACTGACCGAACCTCCACAAAAACAATTTCCCTTGGAAGCGGCCGGCATCAGACGATGCCGGCCGCTTCTTTACATGGGTTCACCCATCCAGGTTCACCCACGCCTCTCGTTCAGCCCACGTAGCGCGACAGGGCGTCGTGCATCTCCCGCTTGCGCGTGGGCTCGGCGAAGCTCGCCTCGATCGCATTGCGGCTCAGCTCGATCCAGGTACCACGACCGAATCCGAATGCCTCCTGGACGGCGAGGAAATTGTCGTTCATGTAGCCGCCGAAGTAGGCGGGATCGTCCGAATTGAGCGTCACCTTGATACCCGCTTCGAGCATCCGAGGCAGCGAATGCTCGCTCATCTGTCCGAACACCTTCAGATACAGGTTGGACAGCGGGCAGACCGTGAGCGGCGTGCCGCGTTCGGCGAGCAGCGACATCAGCGCGGGAGATTCGACGCAGCGTACCCCGTGGTCGATCCGCTCGACCCCGAGCTCATCGAGCGCGGCGCTGATGTAGTGATGCGGCCCTTCCTCGCCTGCGTGGGCAACCAGCCTCAAGCCCTCCTGCCGCGCCCTGGCGAAGGCGCGGACGAACTTCTCAGGCGGATGATCCCGCTCGGCGGAGTCGAGCCCGACGCCGATGAAGCGATGCCGATGGGCCAGTGCCACCTCGAGGGTCTCGAGCGCGGACTCCTCGCTCATGTCGCGCAGGAAACTCAGGATCACGTGACTGGTGATCCCGAACCGTCGCAGCGCCTCCTGGCAACCTCGCTCGATACCGGCGAGCTGGGTCGCGATCGGCACGCCGCGGGCGAGATGCGCCTGCGGGTCGAAGAACAGCTCGCAGTGCATCACGTTGTCGCGGGCGACGCGCGCGAAATAGCTCAGTGTCAGGTCGAAGAAGTCCTCCTCGGTGAGCAGTACCTGCATGTTGCTGTAATAAAGATCGAGGAACGACTGCAGATCGGAGAAGGCGTAGGCGCTCTTGAGCGCGGCCACATCGGGAAAGTCGAGCGTCATACCGTTGCGCTCGGCGAGAGCGAAGATCAGTTCGGGCTCGAGCGCGCCTTCTATGTGCAGGTGCAGTTCGACCTTCGGCAAGCCACGAATGAACTCTTCCATGAAGAGACTCCAATCCATCAATGATAAGGGTAGCGCGGACACTATCACCGACCCGCGACGACGGCGAGCGAGGCGCGCGACCAGCACGCCGGATAATGCAATTTTTCCTTAATATACAAAATATTGGCAGGCACTTCAGCGCGCCGGTGGATTTGCTTCTCATCCACTAGTCAAGTGTTGCAGAAGTCCATAGACTGGCAACTTCCCAATCACATGGAACACCCTGCTTGAACGCATCCACAGACGGGCCCTGTAGACGCTCAACGATGAGCCTCGCCCCGACTTCTCCCACGTGCGCGACCCTAGCGCCCTACGCTTTCCCCACCACCCGCACTTCGCGCTCCTCCTCCACGGAGGCACACCATGTTTGAGTGGCTGATGGATCCCACCGTCTGGGCCGGACTGCTGACGCTGATCCTGCTCGAGCTGGTGCTCGGCATCGACAACCTGGTGTTCATCGCCATCCTCGCCGATAAACTGCCTCCCGAGCAGCGTGACCGCGCGCGAGTGATCGGTCTGTCGCTGGCGCTTTTGATGCGCCTGGGACTGCTCGCCAGCATCTCCTGGCTGATGGGCATGACCCAGCCACTGTTCAGCATTGCGGATCTCGAGGTCAGCGTACGCGACCTGATCCTGATCGTTGGCGGCTTGTTCTTGATCTACAAGGCGACCAGTGAACTGCACGAACACATCTCGCCGGCGAGTCACCGCGCCAGCGGCAAGAGCGTCGTCTATTCGAGCTTCGGCGTAGTGGTGATGCAGATCGTCGTGCTCGACGCGGTGTTCTCGATCGACTCGGTGATCACCGCGGTCGGCATGGTCCAGCACATCGAAGTGATGATGATCGCGGTGGTGATCGCGGTCGTGGTGATGCTGATCGCCAGCAAGCCGCTGACGGTCTTCGTCAGCAAGCATCCGACGGTGATCCTGCTGTGCCTCGGCTTCCTGCTGATGATCGGCTTCAGCCTGGTCTGCGAAGGCCTCGGCATCCATATTCCGAAGGGCTACCTGTACGGCGCGATCGTCTTCTCGCTTTTGATCGAGATGCTCCAGGAGTTGCGTCGGCGCAGCTCGAAGTCCGATCAGTCCTGGCGCGGCGGCCGCCGTGCCCGCACCACCGAAGCGGTAATGCGGCTGATCGGTGGGAGCGATCTGTCGGTGCACACCAACAGCGTCTTCAATTCACAGCAGGAGCACGCCAGCAGGGGCGACGAGCCGGTGGCACTGTTCGACGCCAACGAACGCCGCATGGTCATGGGGGTACTGTCGCTCGCCGACAAGCCGATCGAGGCGATCATCACCCTGCGCCGCGAGCTCGAGACCCTCGATGTGCTCGACCCGATAGAGCAACAGCTCGAGACGCTGGCCAACAGCCGGCACTCCTGGCTGGTTGCGATCGAGGACGGACATACCGACGAGCCGCTCGGGGTGATCAGCAAGAAGCGACTGCTGGCGCCGCTGCTGGCGGGTGAAAAGCCCGAAGACCTGCGCGAGATGATCGAGCAGCCGCTGGTGCTGCTGGAGAACGTGTCGGTGATCGACGCGGTGGAACACTTCCGCGCCTCCGGCAAGAGCTTCGCCTTCGTGGTCGATGAGTTCGGCACCCTGACCGGGATCGCCACTACCACCGACATCCTCGAGGAGATCGCCGGCGAGCTGCCGGAACCAGGCGAGGCGACGACGCCAGCGGTTACCGAGGTGTCACCCGACTGCTACGACGTCGATGCCAGCGAGGACATCCACGACATCAACCAGTACCTGCCGGTCCCGCTGCCGACCGGGCGCGACTACACTACCCTTGCAGGCTTGGTGCTCGACCGCCTCGAGTCGCTGCCCTACATCGGTGCGGTGACCAGCGTCGAGGGCTGGCGCCTGGAGGTCAGCGACGTCGAGCGCCATCGGATCATGCGCGTGCGGCTGGTACGCGAAGAAGCCAATGAGGAGCACGAGCAGCCCACCCACTGAGCCTGCCCGAGCGACACGATCGAAAGCCCCGAAGCGCCCGCGTTTCGGGGCTTTCGCGCTTTCTCTCGCGGGTATACATGTTAATCTGCGCCTCTCATTCGGCGCCGAAGCTGGCGACGCGTCCGCGCAGGCGCGGTACTCGCCGGTCGTCGGGCCGCGTAGACATGGATGCAAGGATGTCGAGCATGACACGCGATACGCAAGACCTGGACGCTTTTCGCTGGTACGCGATCCAGTGCAAGGGAGGCGAGTCGATCCGCGCAGCGGAGAACCTCGCCCGTCAGGAGTTCGAGATATTCCATCCCTTGGTGAGCAATCCATCCCCGCGCGGTGGGCGTGCTCCCCGTCGCGTCGAGCCGCTGTTTCCCTACTACCTCTTCATCCGCCTCAACCGCGTCGACAGCAACTGGCGCCCGATCCGCTCGACCCGCGGCGTGCTGCGGCTGGTGAGCTTCGGGCTCGAGCCGACGCCGGTGCCGGACGAACTGATCGAGATGCTCAAATCCCATGCCGAGCGTCGCGAGGACGATCCGATCAACCATTACGTCTCCCTGCGCCCGCGGCTTGCTCCGCTCGACCCCGCCGAGCATTCGCCGCTGGCGCTGATCCTGGACAAGCGAAGCGGCGAGGAGCGAGTGATCGCCCTGCTCAACCTGATCGAATCGCTCAACGATCCGAGCGCACTCTAGCGCCTCGGCACACGACGTACGCAAATAATTAAGCTCGGTCCTCTACACCGTGGACCGATGATCATAGAGTATCTGTTTAGACCAAGGTGTTAGCGGCGCAGCGACCCTACCGCCATGGTGCCCAGCGCAGCCAACGACAAGAATTCCTTTCAAGACCGGCTCGTCCGAGTGAAGCGAGGCTCGACGAGCTTTGGCGCATCCCGAGCCCGCCGACGGACACTCACGGCGAGTCGAGGGATATGAACCGGTTTTGCGAGGAATTCCGAGGCAGCGCCATAGACGAGTAACGATTGGAGACGATTGATGAGCGAGCAACGCTGCCGGCTACCGGGTTGGCGCAACAAGTTGATGAGCGCCGCGCAGGCAGCCGAACTGATCGATGACGGCATGATCGTCGGGATGAGCGGCTTCACCCGCGCAGGAGAGGCCAAGGCGGTCCCCCTGGCGCTGGCCGAGCGGGCACACTCGACACCGCTTTCGATCACCCTGATGACCGGCGCCTCGCTCGGCAACGACATCGACGCCAAGCTGACCGAAGCCGGCGTGCTCGCCCGACGGATGCCGTTCCAGGTCGATACCACGCTGCGCCGGGCGATCAACCGCGGCGAGGTGATGTTCATCGACCAGCACCTCTCCGAAACGGTCGAGCTGCTGCGCAACAAGCAGCTCGGCAACCTCGACATCGCGGTGATCGAAGCCTGCGCCATCACCGAGGAAGGCGGCATCGTGCCAACCGCGTCGGTCGGCAACTCGGCGAGTTTCGCGATCCTCGCGGAGCGTGTGATCATCGAGCTCAATCTCAACTCACCCATGGCGCTCGAAGGGCTCCACGACATCTACATCCCGCAGATGCGCCCCAAGCGCACCCCGATCCCGATCACCGCACCGAACAGCCGTATCGGCCTGCCTTACATTCCGATCGACCCGGCCAAGATCGCCGCCATCGTACTTACCGACGGCTACGACAGCCCATCGAACTGCAAGCCCGCCGATCCCGACACTCAGCGGATCGCCGACCACCTGATCGAATTCTTCGTCTCCGAAGTGGCGCAGGGGCGCCTTTCCAACTCCCTGCTCCCGCTTCAGGCCGGCATCGGCACGATGGCCAACGCAGTGATGGAAGGGCTGCTCTCGGCGCCGTTCGAGGGCCTGACGATGTACTCCGAAGTACTCCAGGACAGCACCTTCGCCCTGCTCGACAGCGGCAAGATGAGCTTCGCCTCCGGCAGCTCGATCACCCTCACCGAGGAGTGCGGCGCACGGGTCTGGGCCAACCTGGACGCCTATCGTGACCGCCTGGTGCTGCGCCCGCAGGAGCTCTCCAACCACCCCGGCGTAGTGCGTCGGCTCGGGGTGATCGCGGTCAACACCGCGCTCGAGATCGACATCTATGGCAACGTCAACTCGACCCACGTCTGCGGCACCCGGATGATGAACGGCATCGGCGGCTCGGGCGACTTCGCCCGCAACGGCCAGCTCTCGATCTTCATCACCAAGGCCCTGGCCAAGGACGGAGACATCTCGAGCCTGGTGCCGTTCGCAAGCCACGTCGACCACTGCGAGCACGATGTCGACATCATCGTCACCGAGCATGGCCTCGCCGACCTGCGCGGTCTCGCACCGCGCGAGCGCGCACCGCTTTTGATCGACAACTGCGCCGACCCGCTCTATCGCGACGCGCTGCGCGACTACTTCGAGCGCGCCTGCGCTCGCGGCGGTCAGACCCCGCACTGCCTCGAGCAGGCCCTTGCCTGGCACCAGGCGCTGGAGCGCGATGGCAGTATGCGCGTCTTCAGCAGCGCTGGTCGAAAGCCGGATTCCATCGACAAGAACTAGAAAAAGGTCAAGTTTACGGGCGCTCGGTCGATCTATCGGAATACACATTCCTGGATCATCGGGCGTCCCATGAAAAACCTCCGTTTGACTCTTCAGCTCGGTATAGCGCTGTCGGTGAGCTTCGCGCTCTTCGTGCTGGTGATAAGCATCGCCATGCTGAGTTTCTCCTCGATGGACCGGCTACGGGAGGACACCGCCCGCCAGGCGCAACTGTCCGAAAGCATGATCAATGCCTACAGCCAGCTGCGCCAGGTTCGGTTGACGTCGATTCGCGCAGCCATCGCCGGTCGAAGCGGTGATCTCGCCCAGCAGCGCCAAGCGCTCCAGAGCGCGGAGCAATTGCTCGCGGAGGTGCAGCAGTCGTTCGATGCCTATCTCTCCCGTGAAGGCACCTCCAGCGCCGTCAACGTCATCGACCAGCAGCTGGGCGCCGCTTTCGCCGGCTACGTCGCCAATATCATAGAACCGACGCTCAACTATGCGCGCCGCTCGGATGTCGACGGGTTGAATGCGCTGACGCTCAATGCGGTGCAGCCCAACGCCGATTTCAACCAAGCGATCCGGGCGATCCTGGACTTCCGCAATCAGCGCGCGGCCGAAGTCGAAGCCGCTACGGACCGAACCAACTTGCGCAACACCCTGGTGATGGCCGCCTGCCTGCTCTTCTCGCTGATGCTTTGCGTCGTCACCTTCCTGATGCTGCGCCGCAGCGTGGTCACCCCGCTCGTCCGCGCCCAGTCGCACTTCGAGCGTATCGCCCAGGGTGATCTCTCCAGGCCGATCGAGACACTGGGACGCAACGAGATCGGCCAGCTCTACGCCGCGCTCGGCAAGATGCAGAACATGCTGAAGGACAACGTCTCCCAGGTCCGCGAAGGCGCGCAGGCGATCCATCACGGCGCACGCGAAATCGCTCAAGGCAACACCGACCTCTCGAGTCGTACCGAGCAGCAGGCCGCATCGCTCGAGGAGACCGCCTCGAGCATGGAGCAGATGACCTCCACCGTGCGCCAGAACGCCGCCAATGCCGAACAGGCACGCAGCCTTGCCAATCGCGCCACCGGCGTCGCCGAACGCGGCGGCGAGGAGATGAAGCAAGTGGTCGGCGGGATGGAGGACATCTCGAATACCGCAGGCCAGATCTCATCGATCATCGCGATGATCGACGGTATCGCCTTCCAGACCAACATCCTCGCCCTCAACGCCTCGGTGGAAGCAGCCCGCGCCGGCGAGCACGGCCGCGGCTTCGCAGTGGTGGCCGGCGAAGTACGCAACCTCGCCACCCGATCGGCCGAAGCGGCCGGCGAGATCAAGAACCTGATCGAGAACGTCAGCGGCAAGATCGACGCCGGCAGCCAGATTGCGCTGAGCGCAGGCAAGACCATGCAGGAAGTGGTCGACGGCATTCGCGAGGTCAACCAGTTGGTCAGTGAGATCGCCTCCGCCTCCAAGGAGCAGAGCGACGGCATCGAACAGGTCAACCAAGCGGTCAGCGAAATGGACAGCGTGACCCAGCAGAACGCCGCGCTGGTCGAGCAGGCCGCCGCCGCCGCCGCCTCACTCGAACGTCAGGCCGCCGAGCTTGCCGAGACCGTAGAGCGCTTCCGCCTGGGTGACGAAAATGCCCGCGAGACCAGCCAAGCGCCGTCGCTGCCCCGCCCCTCCTCCACGTTGCCATCGGCGACCAAAGTGCCAGCACTCAGGACACCGGTAGGTGACAAACGAGTGGCATCGAAGAGCGAATCAGTCGAAGAGTGGACCGAGTTCTGACCCCCGCGCAAACGAACACCTCCAGCCCGCCAGCGTGCGGGCTTTTTGACGTCCGCCAGGCGGCGAGCATTATAGGAAGACGCTCGGGGTTCTCGGCCGAGGAAGCCACCCGGCTGCACGCCGCTTCGCGCCAGCAGATCAACGACACGCGGCGGCTCAAAGAGCAACTGCTGTCGGCGCTGGCCGAGTGGATTACGCAGCATCACCTGAAGCAGGCCGAGGCCGCGAAGATCATGAGGGTATCGCGCCCGCGTGTGTCCGATGTGGTGAACAAGAAAACCGAGAAGTTCACCATCGACGCGCTAGTGGAGATGCTGAGCCGGGTTGGGGAGCCGGTCCGGCTGGCGATAGGGTGACACAGGCAACCACGCGCTCGCGCAGAGATGACAGCCCGGCTACCAGCGAAGCTTCACCCGCAGTCGAGCGACCGCCTGGGAATGCAGCTGGCTGACCCTGGACTCGGTGACGCCGAGCACCGCACCGACCTCCTTGAGGTTCAACTGCTCCTGGTAGTACAGCGCCAGCAGCACCCGCTCGCGCTCCGGCAGCATCTCGATCGCATCATGCAAACGCTTGCGCTGCTCGGCATCGAGGCAGGCCTGGTCCGGCGCGACGAAGGGAGCCAGCTCCTCATCGACCCTGCTGGTGGGCTGATCGTCCTCACTGCTTTCGGTGAAGGTCGAGAACAACCCGTCGTTGACCTCGCCGATCAGCTGGCGATAGGCCTCGAGCGACATATCGAGATACTCGGCGATCTCCCGCTCGCTCGCCGCGCGGCCGTGACGCTGCTCGAGCTCGCGCATCGCTCGCTCGACCTCGCGATAGCCCCGACGCACACTGCGCGGCAGCCAGTCGCGCGAGCGCAGCTCATCGACCATCGCGCCGTGCACGCGCTGGGAGGCATAGGTAGGAAAACTGGTGCCCAGGCTCGGATCGAAACGCTCGAGCGCATCCAGCAGCCCGATCATCCCGGACTGGATCAAATCCTCGAGCTCGACGCTCGAGGGTAGCCGCACGGAAAGCGACAGCGCCTGACGGCGCACCATGGGCAGGTAGCGTTCGATCAGTGCGGCGCGCTCCAGCCGCCCCTTCGCGGTGTAGATCGCCACTTCTCGATACCTCCAGCGAAGCGGGCCAACGCCCGCGGATGATGACAATCCTGTGCTCCCGTGCCCGCGGGTATCGAAACCGCGAAAGCGAGCACTTTGCCCATTGTCATCCTGATGGCCACCCCGCCATCGCCGGAAAAACCGCGCTTTTACCCCCCTGACCGAACGATGACGCAGCCCAGGATCGATGACCGCCACGCAAAGAATGCGCAATTTTCCTAAAGCAAAGTCGATCCACGTCGATAACCACTATGCGACGGCGAGCAGCGCCGAAGACCCAAGCCCGCGCCCACAAGGGCCCAAGCATTCAAGGACATAGAGCCATGGCACAAGTCATCTCCACCAACACTCTGTCGCTGATGACACAGAACAACCTCAGCAGATCGCAGAGCCAGCTCAACACCGCGATCGAGCGTCTTTCCTCGGGCCAGCGGATCAACGGTGCCAAGGACGACGCGGCCGGCCTCGGCATCGCCAACCGCCTGAGCGCCCAGATCACCGGCCTCAACCAGGCTAACCGCAACGCCAACGACGGCCTGTCGATGGCGCAGACCGCCGACTCCACCCTTGGCCAGGTGCAGGACAACATCCAGCGCATCCGTGAACTGACGGTCCAGGCCAGCAACGGTACGCTGACCGAAGATGACCGCGCCTCGATCCAATCCGAAGTCGACCAGCGTCTCGAGGAAATCACCCGCCTCACCGAACAGACCCAGTTCAACGGGATCAACCTGCTGGATGGCACCAACGCAAGCGTCACCATCCAGGTCGGCGCCAATGACGGCCAGACCATCGAACTGACACTGCAGGACACTTCCCTCGCTACGCTGGCACTTGATGGGTTCGCCGTCGAAGAAGGTGGCGATGCCTCCACGCAGCTCGCGACCCTCGACGCCGCGCTGAACACCATCGACAACGCGCGCGGCGTGCTCGGTGCCCAGCAGAACCGTCTGGAATCGGCGATCGACGGCAACGCAGCGCTTTCGACCAACCTCTCGGCGGCCCGTTCGCAGATCGCCGATGCCGACTACGCCCAGGAAGTGTCGAACATGACCACCGCCAACATCCTCCAGCAGGCTGGCACCTCGGTACTGGCGCAGGCCAACCAGCGTCCGCAGAACGTCCTGTCCCTGCTGCAGTAAGCGAGCGAGAGCAGGCAACGAAAAGGGCGCCGCGGCGCCCTTTTTTCATCCCCCAGGTTCGCTTCCCGCTTGATGCATGACGCTTGATAACTAGATCAAGGAGCGTGGCATGACCCTTCCGCCGATTCCGCCGCAGTCGACCCAACTCCCCAGCGCCACCCTCCCAGCCGCGACAGAGCCCCTCGCCACTGCTCTACCCCAGGTCGAGGCGCCTCAAGCCGAACGGAACTCACCCGCCGTGGAGCGGGAGATGGAACCGCAAGCGCCATTGAACGCACTGGAAATCGCCCAGCAAGCGTTCGCCGACCTCGGCGTGACCTTCGAGATCGACGAAGGCAGCGATCGGCTGATCATCAAAGTGGTCGATCGCACCAGCGGCGAGCTGATCCGTCAAATCCCCTCCGAAGAGATGCTCAGAATCGCAACGCGCCTGGAAACCGGCAGCGTCACCCCCGGCAGCCTGTTGGATGAGTGGGCGTAAGACCGACTGTTCGCCACCCTCCGATCGTCCCGAGCGGCGGCGGTGAGGCCGTGGTTCGACTCGGCTCGTTCCTCGCCGGCTTTCCATGAACCCCCTCCGAGTTCTCCTCGACAGGGGGATGATCAGGGGGAGATTGGGCGGTCGTCATATCGTTCTTCCTCAACTTTCAGGCAGAAGCATTTTGAGCTTCAGTCTGGATAGGCGTCACGGAGAACCCGAGCTGCTTGGCGAGTCGACGCATGGAACGTTGCTTGGTTTCCAGCGCCTGTGCCTCGTAGTACTGGAGTCCGTGTTCGACATAGTCCAATCCTTTGACCATGACGCGCCAGAACAGCGCCGCGAGTTTGCGCGCCAGGGCGATATTGGCGATCAATCCACCTCGGCGACCCGCCATCCGACGGTAAAAACCGCCCAGCGCAATGTGTTTGCTGCGAGCGAGGCTGCGGGCCATGACGCAAAACAGGCGCCCAGCACGATTACGCCTGCGCTTGGCCGAGCGTTGGCGCTTACCGCTCTGATGACTCCCGGGGGCCAGCCCGGCCCAAGCGGTGAAGTGTTTCTCGGTCGGCCACTGGGTCAGGTCGGTTCCCACTTCACCTATGAGTTGCAGGACGCTGTAGTCCGTATGGGCGGGAAGCACGGTGAGATCATTGCCTCCACACAGAGCCACCAGCATCGGATGCAGGTCATCGATCTGGGGTGCATTGGCACCGCCTCGCTTGTGCGCCTTGGACGGCGGCGACGTCGGAGGATCGACGTCGATCGAACGGAGCACCGCTTCGATCTGTTGGTCGCAAGCCCTGATCAAACGCTGGTAGTGCTCCCAGCTTTCCAGCGCCTGGCGCAACGCGAACAGATGCTCCTCGGCCCAGGTCCCTTGCAGAGAGGCTTTGATCCGTTCGGCCTTCTGCTGGCGGATCTGCACGTCGCACAAAGCCAGCAGTCGCTCAGGATCGCGTTCACCCTCGAGCATCGACCGGATCACCGCCATGCCGCTGCGGCCCACCAGGTTGCTGATGACATCGTGCAATTTGATGTTCATCCGCTCCAAGGCCTTCTGCAGATGCTGCACATGCCCTGCGGCCAGCGTGATGTGGTCCTGGCGCAGTCGCAGGTAATCCTGCAAGCGCCGGATCTCGGCTGGGGGCACGAAGCCTGCCCGCAAGAGTCCGTGCGCGTGCAACGTCGCTCCCCACTGGCAATCCTTCATATCCGTCTTGCGACCCGGCAGATTGCGGGTGTGCTTACCGTTGACCATCAGCACCTGTAGTTTCGCGGCTTCCAGCACGCTGTACAGGGGCAGCCAGTAGATCCCCGTGGCCTCCATGGCCACCGACTTCACCTTCTGCGACAACAGCCAGTCGCGTAGCTCATGCAGCTGTGCCGTGAACGTGCCGAATACCTTCGGCTCCCCCCCGGCAATCGACACATGCATCTGCTCGCTGCCGACATCCACGAAGGCTGCCAATGGATCCAATACCGGTAAGTGGGCCATCTTATAGCTCCTGGGAACGGGTCGATGGAGAAGGGGTTACCGCAAGCCCGGTCGTGTTCTGGGAAGACAAATCTTTCCAACGGGAAGCCAGGCTCACCATAATGCGCAGCAGCCCACGACCAGAGCCATTCTCACCACCGGGCACCCGGCACCAAAAGACATGCGGCCACGCTGCTTGCGGCAACACAGCCATGCTACTCGGGTTCAAGGTCCATGCGCAGTGCCATCGCGATGGCACAGGAGGCTCACCACGAACGGCCTGGGGGTGGCTCATTCCTCGCCGGCTCACCACGAACGGCCTGGGTGGCTCGTTCCTCGCCGGCTATCCGAGCATCCCGAGTAAGCGAAGCGCATCGAAGGGCGCGAATGAGGTTTTCCGGATCCAGGGCTCGGCAACCACACCTACCCGTTCGTCCCGAGCGGCGTTCCTACTCACCGAGGTGCCGGCTCATCGCGACAGTTGGGAACGCCAGTCGAGGGATCGAGCGGCAGCGCCAAGGCCGTGGTTCGACTCGGCTCGTTCCTCGCCGGCTCACCACGAACGGCCTGGGGGTGGCTCATTCCTCGCCGGCTCACCACGAACGGCCTGGGTGGCTCATTCCTCGCCGGCTATCCGAGCATCCCGAGTAAGCGAAGCGCATCGAAGGGCGCGAATGAGGTTTTCCGGATCCAGGGTTCGGCAACCACACCTACCCGTTCGTCCCGAGCGGCGTTCCTACTCACCGAGGTGCCGGCTCATCGCGACAGTCGGGAACGCCAGTCGAGGGATCGAGCGGCAGCGCCAAGGCCGTGGTTCGAGACGAGATGTTCTCCGAGCGCCCTGAGCGAGCGCAGCGAATCGAAGGACACGAACGCCATTCCCCCGTCGGATTCAACCCCTGCGCTGCTCACGCAGTGCCCGCACCTGCTCGGCCGGTAGGCCCACCAAGTCGGCGATCGTCGCATCATCCATCTCGGTTCGACTGATCATGCTGAGCGCAGTGGCGATGAGCGCACTCTCGCGTCCCTGCTCACGCCCTTTGGCGAGCCCTTTCTCCAACCCTTCCTCCAGCCACCGCTGCGGCCATTTCTTCGCCCGTTCGGTCAACATACCTTGCACCTCGCTGAGTTCATCCAGAGTGGTCCAATCCTGCAACTCGTCGGCGGGAACCC is part of the Halotalea alkalilenta genome and encodes:
- a CDS encoding TerC family protein, with amino-acid sequence MFEWLMDPTVWAGLLTLILLELVLGIDNLVFIAILADKLPPEQRDRARVIGLSLALLMRLGLLASISWLMGMTQPLFSIADLEVSVRDLILIVGGLFLIYKATSELHEHISPASHRASGKSVVYSSFGVVVMQIVVLDAVFSIDSVITAVGMVQHIEVMMIAVVIAVVVMLIASKPLTVFVSKHPTVILLCLGFLLMIGFSLVCEGLGIHIPKGYLYGAIVFSLLIEMLQELRRRSSKSDQSWRGGRRARTTEAVMRLIGGSDLSVHTNSVFNSQQEHASRGDEPVALFDANERRMVMGVLSLADKPIEAIITLRRELETLDVLDPIEQQLETLANSRHSWLVAIEDGHTDEPLGVISKKRLLAPLLAGEKPEDLREMIEQPLVLLENVSVIDAVEHFRASGKSFAFVVDEFGTLTGIATTTDILEEIAGELPEPGEATTPAVTEVSPDCYDVDASEDIHDINQYLPVPLPTGRDYTTLAGLVLDRLESLPYIGAVTSVEGWRLEVSDVERHRIMRVRLVREEANEEHEQPTH
- a CDS encoding transcriptional activator RfaH, translated to MTRDTQDLDAFRWYAIQCKGGESIRAAENLARQEFEIFHPLVSNPSPRGGRAPRRVEPLFPYYLFIRLNRVDSNWRPIRSTRGVLRLVSFGLEPTPVPDELIEMLKSHAERREDDPINHYVSLRPRLAPLDPAEHSPLALILDKRSGEERVIALLNLIESLNDPSAL
- a CDS encoding acetyl-CoA hydrolase/transferase family protein; the encoded protein is MSEQRCRLPGWRNKLMSAAQAAELIDDGMIVGMSGFTRAGEAKAVPLALAERAHSTPLSITLMTGASLGNDIDAKLTEAGVLARRMPFQVDTTLRRAINRGEVMFIDQHLSETVELLRNKQLGNLDIAVIEACAITEEGGIVPTASVGNSASFAILAERVIIELNLNSPMALEGLHDIYIPQMRPKRTPIPITAPNSRIGLPYIPIDPAKIAAIVLTDGYDSPSNCKPADPDTQRIADHLIEFFVSEVAQGRLSNSLLPLQAGIGTMANAVMEGLLSAPFEGLTMYSEVLQDSTFALLDSGKMSFASGSSITLTEECGARVWANLDAYRDRLVLRPQELSNHPGVVRRLGVIAVNTALEIDIYGNVNSTHVCGTRMMNGIGGSGDFARNGQLSIFITKALAKDGDISSLVPFASHVDHCEHDVDIIVTEHGLADLRGLAPRERAPLLIDNCADPLYRDALRDYFERACARGGQTPHCLEQALAWHQALERDGSMRVFSSAGRKPDSIDKN
- a CDS encoding methyl-accepting chemotaxis protein; its protein translation is MKNLRLTLQLGIALSVSFALFVLVISIAMLSFSSMDRLREDTARQAQLSESMINAYSQLRQVRLTSIRAAIAGRSGDLAQQRQALQSAEQLLAEVQQSFDAYLSREGTSSAVNVIDQQLGAAFAGYVANIIEPTLNYARRSDVDGLNALTLNAVQPNADFNQAIRAILDFRNQRAAEVEAATDRTNLRNTLVMAACLLFSLMLCVVTFLMLRRSVVTPLVRAQSHFERIAQGDLSRPIETLGRNEIGQLYAALGKMQNMLKDNVSQVREGAQAIHHGAREIAQGNTDLSSRTEQQAASLEETASSMEQMTSTVRQNAANAEQARSLANRATGVAERGGEEMKQVVGGMEDISNTAGQISSIIAMIDGIAFQTNILALNASVEAARAGEHGRGFAVVAGEVRNLATRSAEAAGEIKNLIENVSGKIDAGSQIALSAGKTMQEVVDGIREVNQLVSEIASASKEQSDGIEQVNQAVSEMDSVTQQNAALVEQAAAAAASLERQAAELAETVERFRLGDENARETSQAPSLPRPSSTLPSATKVPALRTPVGDKRVASKSESVEEWTEF
- a CDS encoding helix-turn-helix domain-containing protein, which encodes MDRVLTPAQTNTSSPPACGLFDVRQAASIIGRRSGFSAEEATRLHAASRQQINDTRRLKEQLLSALAEWITQHHLKQAEAAKIMRVSRPRVSDVVNKKTEKFTIDALVEMLSRVGEPVRLAIG
- a CDS encoding adenosine deaminase; this encodes MEEFIRGLPKVELHLHIEGALEPELIFALAERNGMTLDFPDVAALKSAYAFSDLQSFLDLYYSNMQVLLTEEDFFDLTLSYFARVARDNVMHCELFFDPQAHLARGVPIATQLAGIERGCQEALRRFGITSHVILSFLRDMSEESALETLEVALAHRHRFIGVGLDSAERDHPPEKFVRAFARARQEGLRLVAHAGEEGPHHYISAALDELGVERIDHGVRCVESPALMSLLAERGTPLTVCPLSNLYLKVFGQMSEHSLPRMLEAGIKVTLNSDDPAYFGGYMNDNFLAVQEAFGFGRGTWIELSRNAIEASFAEPTRKREMHDALSRYVG